From the genome of Candidatus Electrothrix communis, one region includes:
- a CDS encoding methyltransferase domain-containing protein has product MAEEKQYSWNAEDYARHSSAQQGWARELISKLDFQGYEAVLDIGCGDGKITAEIAEHLPDGEVLGVDSSEAMLDLAREEFPWAKHPNLSFQQRDARELAYEAEFDIIFSNAALHWVQDHRPVLIGISRALKLEGRILLQMAGKGNAASLHAVLDELLVAEEWQQYFVGFTFPYGFHEPDAYKKWLKEVGLHPVRVELIAKDMSYPDRAGLEGWLRTTWLPYTERVPVERREAFITELVDRYLAEHPVDSKGHVHVDMMRLEVEANLGERRDLCLISLPSPAGVP; this is encoded by the coding sequence ATGGCAGAAGAAAAACAATACAGCTGGAATGCAGAAGACTATGCCCGGCATTCCTCTGCGCAGCAGGGGTGGGCCAGAGAGCTGATCAGCAAGCTGGATTTCCAGGGCTATGAGGCTGTGTTGGATATCGGCTGCGGTGACGGCAAGATAACAGCAGAAATCGCTGAACATCTGCCAGACGGTGAGGTCCTCGGTGTGGACAGTTCAGAAGCTATGCTGGATCTGGCCCGAGAAGAATTTCCTTGGGCAAAACACCCCAATCTTTCCTTCCAGCAGCGGGACGCCAGAGAACTGGCCTATGAAGCAGAGTTTGACATCATCTTTTCCAATGCGGCCCTGCATTGGGTGCAAGATCATCGCCCTGTGCTGATCGGCATCAGCAGGGCCTTAAAGCTGGAGGGACGTATTCTCTTGCAAATGGCTGGGAAAGGCAATGCGGCTTCTCTCCATGCCGTCCTTGACGAGCTCCTCGTTGCGGAAGAATGGCAGCAGTATTTTGTAGGTTTCACCTTTCCTTACGGCTTTCATGAACCTGATGCGTACAAGAAATGGCTGAAGGAGGTAGGGTTGCATCCGGTCCGGGTGGAGCTCATTGCCAAGGACATGTCGTATCCAGACAGGGCCGGATTGGAGGGCTGGCTGCGCACCACCTGGCTGCCTTATACGGAGCGGGTTCCGGTTGAGCGCAGAGAGGCCTTTATTACAGAGCTTGTTGATAGATATCTTGCAGAGCATCCCGTGGACAGCAAGGGTCATGTGCATGTCGATATGATGCGTCTTGAGGTGGAGGCCAACCTGGGAGAGCGGAGAGATCTATGTCTTATTTCTCTGCCCAGTCCAGCAGGCGTTCCATAG
- a CDS encoding MMPL family transporter, which yields MINYRNLVVVFCVIAALTALGLLRVHIDTDVVRSLPSQEKIIADGLHIFEQHPIHDQIAVDLMLEKADPDRLVEIGRVLEEKLEKSGLFAQVGTDSLGVLIPELALHAARNLPQLFTEEELKSEIAPLLEPDQIAQHLHKLYQDLSGMEGIGQAEFMGMDPLGLKDLVLARMAPLAPSLNSRFYQGSLLSKDERHLLVTARPKSSGTDTASARQLSRLLAQAEQELARQYPDEKMQLTPVGGYRAALDNEEIIRHDVNLALVLATVGIALLLYFAFPRPLTGLLAFVPALAGTGAALFVYSLLHSSISIMVLGFGGALISITVDHGIAYLLFLDRPQATKGKEASHEVRAIALMAVVTSICAFLILSRSGFPIFVQLGQFTALGILFSYLFVHTVFPWVCPTMPASEHTRSLLLRRLVDRLYSTGKPGAVAALLLFVGLAFFAKPQFHVDLRSMNTMSTETQAADALFTKVWGDMGERVILMRSADSLAELQSNNDQLLAKVEEDIREDVLSGAFVPSMLFPGRERAAENLTAWRTFWTDERVEQTQRAFNRIGGELGFSPTAFSAFFTQLRVSESESVDHLEVPEKFYELLGITKDAGQNTEQVRLLQFLTLIPGENYQAPALMQRYGQDASIFDVKYFTERLAEILFTTFTKMLVIIAVSVAVLLAFFYLNLRQTLLTLLSPFFAYVCTLGTLRLLGHPLDIPALMLSIVILGMGVDYSVFCVRAHQRYRDLAHPSYALVRTAVFMAGASTLIGFGVLCFAEHAVLRSIGITSFLGIGYSLVGTFLLLPPLLDRFLFPDQQGKLAGRDTDTDVDARIRHRYRFLEAYTRMFSRFKLRYDPMFADLPDMLTRGQQGQGEIRTVIDIGCGYGVPACWCLEQFTGAEVFGIDPDPERVRSATIAFAGQGRAVCGYAPDLPPVPRPADLVLLLDMFHYLDDETAAAVLRNSFAALGENGILVTRFVIRPSGKLSWNWYLEDGRIRFAGGQAYYRAAEKMAALMREAGFTVVVNEVSAVNRELIWMVGRKESDVS from the coding sequence ATGATCAATTATAGAAATCTCGTTGTTGTTTTCTGTGTGATTGCTGCGTTGACGGCCCTGGGGCTGTTGCGTGTGCATATTGATACGGATGTGGTTCGCTCTCTGCCCTCGCAAGAAAAAATTATTGCTGACGGGCTTCATATCTTTGAGCAGCATCCTATCCACGATCAGATCGCTGTGGACCTCATGCTGGAAAAGGCTGATCCTGATCGCTTGGTGGAAATCGGCAGGGTCCTGGAAGAGAAGCTGGAAAAGAGCGGCCTGTTTGCTCAGGTCGGCACGGATTCCCTTGGTGTCTTAATCCCTGAGCTGGCCCTACATGCGGCCCGCAATCTACCCCAACTCTTTACTGAGGAAGAGCTGAAGAGCGAAATTGCCCCGCTCTTGGAACCGGATCAGATCGCCCAACACCTCCACAAGCTGTATCAGGATCTCAGCGGCATGGAAGGGATCGGGCAGGCAGAATTCATGGGCATGGATCCTCTTGGCCTCAAGGATCTTGTCCTGGCCCGCATGGCCCCGCTTGCTCCTTCGCTCAACTCCCGTTTTTATCAGGGCAGCCTGCTTTCCAAGGACGAGCGCCATCTCCTGGTCACGGCCCGGCCCAAGTCTTCGGGAACAGACACTGCCTCGGCCCGCCAGCTTTCCCGGCTGCTTGCCCAGGCCGAGCAGGAACTTGCCCGGCAATATCCTGATGAGAAGATGCAGCTGACCCCGGTGGGGGGGTACCGAGCCGCCTTGGATAATGAGGAGATCATCCGTCATGATGTGAATCTGGCCCTGGTCCTGGCTACGGTGGGGATCGCCCTGCTGCTCTATTTCGCCTTTCCCCGCCCTTTGACCGGGTTGCTGGCCTTTGTCCCGGCCCTTGCCGGAACCGGTGCGGCCCTGTTTGTCTATTCCCTGCTTCATTCCTCCATCTCCATCATGGTGCTGGGCTTTGGTGGTGCCCTCATCTCCATTACGGTGGACCACGGTATTGCCTATCTCTTGTTTTTGGATCGCCCCCAAGCGACCAAGGGAAAAGAGGCCTCCCATGAGGTACGGGCTATTGCCCTGATGGCGGTTGTCACCTCCATCTGTGCCTTTCTCATCCTTAGCAGGAGCGGCTTCCCGATCTTTGTCCAGCTTGGCCAGTTCACGGCCCTGGGTATTCTGTTCTCCTATCTTTTTGTCCATACAGTCTTTCCTTGGGTTTGCCCGACCATGCCAGCCTCGGAGCATACCCGGTCTCTGCTCCTCCGTCGCCTGGTTGATCGCCTGTATAGCACCGGAAAACCAGGGGCTGTTGCGGCCCTGCTGCTCTTTGTCGGGCTGGCCTTCTTTGCCAAGCCCCAATTCCATGTGGATTTGCGGAGCATGAACACCATGAGTACGGAGACCCAAGCAGCAGATGCCCTCTTTACCAAGGTATGGGGGGATATGGGTGAGCGGGTTATCCTGATGCGTTCCGCTGACTCCCTTGCAGAGCTGCAAAGCAATAATGACCAGCTTCTTGCCAAGGTGGAGGAGGATATCCGGGAGGATGTATTGAGCGGGGCCTTTGTCCCGTCCATGCTCTTTCCGGGCCGAGAACGGGCAGCGGAGAATCTCACTGCCTGGCGGACATTCTGGACCGACGAGCGGGTGGAACAGACCCAGAGAGCGTTTAACAGGATCGGTGGGGAATTGGGCTTTTCCCCTACCGCCTTTTCAGCCTTCTTTACCCAGCTCCGGGTTTCTGAATCGGAATCCGTAGATCATCTTGAGGTGCCTGAGAAGTTTTATGAGTTGCTCGGAATCACCAAGGATGCGGGACAGAATACGGAGCAGGTGAGGCTGCTCCAATTCCTCACCCTGATTCCTGGAGAAAACTACCAGGCCCCTGCCTTGATGCAGCGCTACGGGCAGGATGCCAGTATCTTTGATGTGAAGTACTTTACAGAACGGTTGGCAGAGATTCTCTTTACAACCTTTACCAAGATGCTTGTGATCATTGCGGTCAGCGTGGCCGTACTGCTGGCCTTTTTTTATCTTAATCTGCGTCAGACCCTGCTTACCCTGTTGTCGCCTTTTTTCGCCTATGTTTGCACCCTGGGCACCTTGCGTCTTCTCGGTCATCCGCTGGATATCCCGGCACTCATGCTTTCCATTGTTATCCTGGGGATGGGGGTTGATTATTCGGTCTTCTGCGTCCGGGCCCATCAACGCTATCGGGACCTTGCCCATCCTTCTTATGCCTTGGTGCGAACAGCCGTGTTTATGGCCGGGGCCTCAACTCTGATCGGGTTTGGGGTGCTATGCTTTGCCGAGCATGCTGTCCTGCGCAGCATCGGTATCACCTCCTTTCTCGGTATCGGCTATTCTCTGGTCGGCACCTTCCTGCTTTTGCCGCCTTTGCTGGATCGATTTCTCTTTCCTGATCAGCAGGGAAAGCTCGCAGGTAGAGATACGGATACAGATGTTGATGCTCGCATCCGCCATCGTTACAGATTCTTAGAGGCGTATACGAGAATGTTTTCCCGCTTTAAGCTGCGCTATGACCCCATGTTTGCCGATTTGCCGGACATGCTCACCCGTGGACAGCAAGGGCAGGGGGAAATAAGGACGGTCATTGATATCGGCTGTGGCTACGGGGTTCCGGCCTGTTGGTGCCTTGAGCAATTTACCGGGGCCGAGGTCTTTGGTATTGATCCTGATCCTGAACGAGTACGTTCCGCTACTATCGCCTTTGCCGGACAGGGACGAGCGGTCTGTGGCTATGCTCCGGATCTCCCGCCTGTTCCGCGCCCAGCTGATCTTGTGCTCCTGCTGGATATGTTCCATTATCTTGATGACGAAACAGCGGCGGCGGTGCTACGCAACAGCTTTGCGGCCCTGGGTGAAAACGGCATCCTGGTGACCCGTTTTGTTATCCGTCCCTCTGGTAAGCTCTCATGGAATTGGTATCTGGAAGACGGGCGCATCAGGTTCGCAGGAGGGCAGGCGTATTATCGTGCTGCTGAAAAGATGGCGGCCTTGATGCGTGAGGCAGGTTTTACGGTTGTTGTCAATGAGGTGTCAGCGGTGAACCGGGAGCTGATCTGGATGGTGGGGAGGAAGGAGAGTGATGTCAGCTAG
- a CDS encoding TVP38/TMEM64 family protein, with the protein MKQPRDKKRQGKIALLLVAAVLAILFIIFDGQQYLSLASLKSSRQLLQSFYMEHQLLTITGYMALYILITALSLPGALIMSLGGGALFGLWLGFLLVSFASTIGATLAFLAARFLFKDAIQSRFGEKLVAINKGIEQDGAFYLFTLRLVPVFPFFIINLVMGLTPIRTAVFYLVSQIGMLPGTLVYVNAGTQLGKIESASGILSPGLLLSFALLGVFPLLAKKAIDVIKKKGIKQ; encoded by the coding sequence ATGAAACAGCCACGGGATAAAAAACGACAAGGAAAAATCGCTCTCTTACTCGTTGCAGCAGTTCTCGCAATTCTTTTCATTATTTTTGACGGGCAGCAGTACCTGAGCCTGGCCTCTCTCAAATCCAGCCGCCAGCTCTTGCAGAGCTTCTATATGGAGCACCAGCTACTCACCATTACGGGCTACATGGCGCTCTACATCCTTATCACGGCCCTTTCCCTGCCCGGTGCCTTGATCATGAGTTTGGGCGGCGGAGCCCTGTTCGGGCTTTGGCTCGGCTTCCTGCTGGTTTCATTTGCCAGCACCATTGGAGCAACCCTTGCCTTCCTGGCAGCTCGCTTTCTTTTTAAGGATGCCATCCAGAGCCGATTCGGGGAAAAACTGGTCGCCATCAATAAGGGGATTGAGCAGGACGGAGCCTTTTATCTGTTCACCCTGCGTCTGGTTCCTGTCTTCCCATTTTTCATCATTAATCTGGTCATGGGATTGACCCCCATCCGCACAGCGGTCTTTTATCTGGTCAGTCAAATCGGCATGCTGCCAGGAACCCTGGTCTATGTCAACGCAGGCACCCAGCTCGGTAAAATTGAGTCTGCAAGCGGTATCTTATCACCGGGCCTGCTGCTCTCCTTTGCCCTGCTCGGTGTTTTTCCGCTGCTGGCAAAAAAAGCAATTGATGTTATTAAGAAAAAAGGCATAAAACAATAA
- the plsY gene encoding glycerol-3-phosphate 1-O-acyltransferase PlsY — protein sequence MHFFHFLFIIMSYLIGAIPFGLLLSRGRGVNIREQGSKNIGATNVSRLLGKKLGFLTFLLDCAKGYLPMFLAGLLLGDTPNRHVIIALCGAAAVIGHMFPIYLGFKGGKGVATGLGVFFYLAPKVVLISLAVFIATVAATGFVSLGSLLASAVVLPCLYFFTEPTWKLLLASFVVVMIWVKHHENIGRLLKGNEKSFKEKKV from the coding sequence ATGCATTTTTTCCATTTTTTATTCATCATAATGTCCTACCTCATTGGTGCTATTCCCTTTGGTCTTCTGCTTTCCCGTGGTCGAGGGGTGAATATCCGTGAGCAGGGCAGTAAAAATATCGGTGCTACTAATGTTTCTCGCTTGCTGGGCAAGAAACTCGGTTTTTTAACCTTTCTTCTTGATTGCGCAAAAGGGTATCTGCCCATGTTTCTTGCCGGGCTCCTGCTTGGCGATACTCCGAATCGTCATGTGATAATTGCCCTCTGCGGTGCTGCTGCGGTGATTGGGCATATGTTTCCGATCTATCTTGGCTTTAAGGGAGGAAAGGGGGTGGCCACCGGCCTCGGCGTTTTTTTCTATCTGGCCCCCAAAGTGGTTCTCATCAGCTTAGCTGTTTTTATCGCCACTGTTGCTGCCACCGGGTTTGTTTCTCTCGGCTCTTTGCTGGCCTCGGCCGTGGTCTTGCCTTGCCTTTATTTTTTCACGGAACCGACCTGGAAGCTTTTACTCGCCAGCTTTGTCGTTGTTATGATCTGGGTCAAGCATCATGAGAATATCGGGCGGTTGCTGAAAGGGAATGAGAAGAGCTTTAAGGAAAAGAAGGTATAG
- the recO gene encoding DNA repair protein RecO has protein sequence MPYQTCRTGCIVLKNVDFGESDRIITLYSPDKGRFTAIAKGAKRSQKRFVNKLEEFSLLDISYRPAKHSRLHFLCEAELKEAFLSLRTNWQRYYAAILANELVLRFTGEHDPDSRIFSLLHWLLESLHNGASPLATLVFFHLHLLNACGYRPRLEHCATCSCSPDKNRALLNFALQPGNGTLICSRCSGNTGRSRFTLSLQSLKFLQTAQGMTTKQMHRLQMPENVISECLYVLHSYSKYLLQCDIHSWNLLSQMTGTGKRSKNRANAIRGTRMPQRHDRY, from the coding sequence TTGCCGTACCAAACCTGCCGTACCGGATGCATTGTCCTGAAAAATGTTGATTTTGGCGAATCGGACAGAATAATCACCCTGTACAGCCCGGATAAAGGCCGCTTTACTGCTATTGCCAAGGGGGCCAAACGCTCGCAAAAACGGTTTGTCAACAAACTGGAAGAGTTTTCTCTGCTTGATATCAGCTACCGACCAGCTAAACATAGCCGCCTCCATTTTCTCTGTGAGGCGGAGCTGAAAGAAGCCTTTCTCTCCCTGCGGACCAATTGGCAACGATATTATGCGGCAATACTGGCCAATGAACTTGTCCTCCGTTTTACTGGGGAGCATGATCCGGACAGTCGAATTTTCTCCTTACTGCATTGGCTCCTAGAATCTCTTCACAACGGAGCTTCCCCTCTAGCCACCCTTGTTTTCTTCCATCTTCACCTGCTCAACGCCTGTGGTTACCGGCCCCGGCTGGAGCATTGTGCGACCTGCTCGTGCTCGCCGGATAAAAACAGGGCGCTCCTCAATTTTGCCCTTCAGCCAGGCAATGGCACCCTTATTTGTAGTCGCTGTAGCGGCAATACAGGCCGCTCTCGCTTCACCCTTTCGCTGCAAAGCCTTAAGTTCCTCCAAACAGCGCAAGGCATGACAACCAAGCAAATGCACCGCTTGCAGATGCCTGAAAACGTTATTTCTGAGTGCTTATATGTTTTACACAGCTACTCCAAGTATCTTCTGCAATGCGACATCCATTCCTGGAACTTACTTTCACAAATGACAGGGACAGGCAAACGAAGCAAAAACAGAGCAAACGCAATAAGGGGAACACGAATGCCTCAGAGGCATGATCGATACTGA
- a CDS encoding helix-turn-helix domain-containing protein: MTKQETSDSQDTRETLEEHTPHQDHQESENLPIGKLLRQVREKKALTIHDISQETNISSSNLTSIELSNYNELPADTFIRGQIIIYAKFLGIDGKEAARLFFEERAQHLTRKESNPFNQQGKGLSTKQLAEPAHISSATWGISLFLLIITFLVVFSWYTGWNPFAYSSDQESAPISTATTPEPGPDTEMLANGNTFEEAVTPSVTVPIPATAQEGLKETDSDTASE; this comes from the coding sequence ATGACCAAACAAGAAACGAGTGATTCACAAGATACCAGAGAAACACTGGAAGAGCACACTCCCCATCAGGACCATCAGGAAAGCGAAAACCTGCCGATCGGCAAACTCCTGCGTCAGGTACGCGAAAAAAAGGCGCTGACGATCCATGATATCTCGCAGGAAACAAATATTTCTTCTTCCAACCTGACCTCCATTGAGCTGAGCAACTATAATGAGCTGCCAGCAGACACCTTTATCCGAGGACAGATAATTATTTACGCCAAATTTCTCGGTATTGACGGAAAAGAGGCGGCACGTTTGTTTTTTGAAGAACGAGCTCAACATTTAACACGCAAAGAAAGCAACCCATTTAATCAACAGGGAAAGGGGTTGTCGACAAAGCAACTCGCTGAGCCAGCCCATATCTCATCCGCGACCTGGGGCATCAGTCTTTTCTTGTTGATCATAACTTTTCTCGTTGTCTTCAGCTGGTATACGGGTTGGAATCCTTTCGCGTACTCTTCCGATCAAGAGTCGGCTCCAATCAGCACCGCCACCACGCCTGAGCCAGGACCTGATACTGAGATGCTCGCCAACGGAAACACCTTTGAAGAGGCCGTAACACCTTCAGTTACGGTACCTATCCCGGCAACAGCGCAAGAAGGGCTCAAAGAGACCGACAGCGATACGGCCTCTGAGTAG
- a CDS encoding SurA N-terminal domain-containing protein: MKIRWLLYILLTFLSVTHAPVAQSEIIDSSVAVVNEDVITLSDINTIGEAIFRQIAEEAPPEQREEALKQARKKIITQLIENKLLTQQATARHISVSEPEINRAQEQVLQRNGFSNEDFKDELKKMGLSQAQYRETLREQILRSKLINYEVRSKVVIPDEEIQRYFEQQYSETKAEGYYLLQLGVSWNDTAQTSDLPTAKEDARKKVEAAHKLANQGQEFKELARQYSNLPSAADSGDLGFFKKNEMAAYMRDAVTALQPGAISPIIERPDSYMFFKILSNGQEEKGKKRVLDENIKEEIRNKLYKQEAEERYKKWLEKIRSEAYIKIL, encoded by the coding sequence ATGAAAATACGCTGGTTATTATATATATTGCTGACCTTTTTATCCGTCACACATGCTCCTGTTGCCCAATCTGAAATTATTGATTCCAGTGTTGCGGTGGTGAATGAAGATGTTATTACGCTTTCTGATATCAATACAATCGGCGAAGCAATTTTTCGACAAATCGCCGAAGAAGCTCCGCCGGAACAGCGAGAGGAAGCGCTGAAACAGGCACGAAAAAAAATTATAACACAGCTTATTGAAAATAAACTGCTCACCCAACAAGCTACCGCACGCCATATTTCAGTTAGTGAACCAGAAATTAATCGCGCACAGGAGCAGGTGCTGCAACGAAACGGTTTCTCAAACGAAGATTTCAAAGACGAATTAAAAAAAATGGGACTGAGTCAAGCACAATACCGAGAGACCCTTCGGGAACAGATCCTTCGAAGCAAGTTGATTAACTATGAAGTACGCTCTAAGGTCGTTATCCCGGACGAAGAAATACAGAGATATTTTGAGCAGCAATATAGTGAGACCAAAGCAGAAGGATATTATCTTTTACAGCTCGGCGTATCTTGGAACGATACGGCTCAAACCTCCGACTTGCCGACTGCGAAGGAAGATGCTCGTAAAAAGGTCGAGGCTGCACATAAGCTTGCCAACCAAGGACAAGAATTCAAAGAGCTTGCCCGCCAATACTCAAATTTACCCTCTGCTGCAGATAGTGGAGACTTGGGCTTCTTTAAAAAGAACGAGATGGCAGCGTACATGCGAGACGCAGTAACAGCGCTGCAACCCGGAGCAATCAGCCCTATCATTGAACGTCCTGACAGCTATATGTTTTTCAAAATTCTGTCGAACGGACAGGAAGAAAAAGGTAAAAAAAGAGTGCTTGACGAGAATATTAAAGAAGAAATTCGCAATAAACTGTATAAACAGGAAGCAGAAGAACGCTACAAAAAATGGCTAGAGAAAATACGGAGTGAGGCATATATTAAAATTCTCTAA
- a CDS encoding TlpA disulfide reductase family protein codes for MNSIITKKTFVMCAILLLALSGRVLATPMPDFTLPSAVDGKDISSDDFKGKVLLVTFFATWCPPCRQEIPSLIQLQNDLSAKGFSVLGLSLDEGDGGIVNDLVEHDNINYPVLMADSDVVSGFGGVTGIPTSFLVSHDGKMIRSYAGYVSHELLKQDIEEIIPPEVKKAKEGKKGIETKGSVE; via the coding sequence ATGAATTCAATAATCACGAAAAAGACGTTCGTTATGTGTGCCATCTTGTTGCTGGCTCTGAGCGGTAGAGTGCTGGCTACACCTATGCCCGATTTCACCTTGCCTTCCGCTGTGGACGGGAAAGATATCAGCAGTGACGACTTTAAGGGTAAAGTTTTACTGGTGACCTTTTTTGCAACCTGGTGTCCTCCATGTCGCCAGGAAATTCCTTCTCTCATTCAGCTCCAGAACGATTTGTCTGCCAAAGGATTTTCCGTCCTCGGCCTTTCTCTTGACGAGGGAGACGGGGGGATCGTCAATGATCTTGTCGAGCATGACAATATTAATTATCCGGTTTTAATGGCGGACAGTGATGTCGTGAGTGGCTTTGGTGGAGTGACAGGGATTCCCACTTCTTTCTTGGTCAGTCATGATGGAAAGATGATACGATCCTATGCCGGATATGTTTCGCACGAGTTGCTGAAGCAAGATATTGAAGAAATCATTCCGCCAGAGGTGAAAAAGGCTAAGGAAGGGAAAAAAGGCATAGAAACAAAGGGATCTGTCGAGTGA
- a CDS encoding methyltransferase domain-containing protein, with amino-acid sequence MDPQTLPAEAQELYQRIKQQYRVGFESLKLEDDLQLHLLKITDIEQLLKGKDPLKNPSEFPFWVRLWEAAVVLSRFMVNLRPSPGTTVLELGAGLGAPGLTAAALGCAVTLSDYEDIILDFGRVSAAASKLDQVQFSLLDWLDPPEMERYDVILGAEVLFREEFFQPLLAVLRRALKPDGVVYLAHDMKRKSVHPFLQLAEKEYAISASKRVLKSLDQDKEILLTRLTPR; translated from the coding sequence ATGGATCCGCAGACGCTCCCCGCTGAGGCTCAGGAGCTTTACCAGAGAATCAAACAGCAGTATCGAGTGGGCTTTGAATCGTTGAAGCTCGAAGATGATCTTCAATTGCACCTTTTGAAGATTACCGATATTGAACAGCTGCTGAAAGGCAAGGACCCACTGAAAAACCCTTCGGAATTTCCCTTTTGGGTGCGCCTCTGGGAAGCAGCTGTTGTTCTTTCGCGCTTTATGGTGAATTTGCGCCCTTCCCCTGGAACAACAGTGCTTGAGCTCGGCGCCGGTCTCGGTGCTCCCGGTCTAACCGCCGCAGCCTTGGGCTGTGCTGTTACCTTGTCTGATTATGAGGATATAATTCTTGATTTTGGCAGGGTCAGTGCAGCGGCCTCAAAACTGGATCAGGTTCAGTTTTCCCTTTTGGATTGGCTGGATCCGCCGGAAATGGAACGCTATGATGTCATCCTTGGCGCAGAGGTGCTGTTTCGAGAGGAGTTTTTTCAGCCCCTACTTGCTGTTCTTCGCCGAGCCTTAAAACCAGACGGAGTTGTTTATCTCGCCCATGACATGAAGAGAAAATCTGTCCATCCTTTTCTGCAATTGGCAGAAAAAGAGTATGCCATCTCCGCCTCAAAACGAGTTTTAAAAAGCTTGGACCAGGATAAAGAGATCCTGCTGACTCGTTTGACTCCCCGTTGA
- a CDS encoding bifunctional precorrin-2 dehydrogenase/sirohydrochlorin ferrochelatase has translation MYPVSLNIEGKLCAVVGGGNVAERKVLSLLNAHASVRIISPQLTELLSDLTANGSVEWQSRGYQRGDLDGALLVFAATDNRDVQDAVVRDAQKAGVLVNVADAPDLCDFQVPAVVRRESLNIAVSTNGTSPALAAKLRQELEDRYGYEYAVLLRLMSRLRERICNDSSSDGTDRKIVFQNILHEDIIDWIRGEQWERLSQHLDTVLGPDIHFDLRELTEEEIKSR, from the coding sequence GTGTACCCTGTCAGCTTAAATATCGAGGGCAAGCTCTGTGCTGTTGTGGGCGGCGGCAATGTGGCGGAACGTAAAGTTCTTTCCCTGCTCAATGCCCACGCCTCTGTGCGGATTATCAGTCCGCAGCTTACTGAGCTGTTGTCTGATCTGACAGCGAATGGTTCTGTTGAGTGGCAGAGCAGGGGGTATCAGCGCGGGGATCTTGACGGTGCCCTACTGGTGTTCGCTGCTACCGATAATCGGGACGTTCAGGATGCTGTTGTCCGGGATGCGCAGAAGGCAGGGGTCTTGGTCAATGTGGCCGATGCCCCGGATCTTTGCGATTTTCAGGTGCCCGCTGTTGTCCGAAGAGAGAGTTTAAACATCGCTGTCTCCACCAATGGGACAAGTCCGGCCTTGGCAGCAAAATTGCGCCAGGAGCTGGAGGATAGGTATGGCTATGAGTACGCAGTCCTGCTGCGCTTGATGTCTCGCCTCAGGGAGCGAATTTGCAACGATTCTTCTTCAGACGGTACTGATCGGAAAATAGTATTCCAAAATATCCTCCATGAGGATATAATTGACTGGATACGAGGTGAGCAATGGGAACGCCTGTCACAGCATCTCGATACGGTCCTTGGCCCTGATATACATTTTGATCTCCGTGAACTCACAGAAGAAGAGATAAAATCCCGATGA
- the ccsA gene encoding cytochrome c biogenesis protein CcsA — MSYLLFQAGFAVYFVAAVIYTVFFFSQKAQIRIVARIVFVLAASLHTLNIIFRYIEAGHTPITSIHETISFFAWSIACCHLSFRWRYTVKNSGTFASIIVLLLMLASSLASREILPLPPEMRSWLLPVHASISIIADAFLALAAIGGIMYLLQERELKQKRFGFFFSRLPSLDALDKLNQHCISIGFPLMTLGMLAGYIWARQIWGGRPWHWNPKVVCAMITWLFYAGLMHQRFTLGWRGRRAAWITVIAFCAVLLTFWFVLSGGVATHGA, encoded by the coding sequence ATGAGCTATCTGCTTTTCCAAGCTGGCTTTGCAGTCTATTTTGTTGCTGCGGTCATTTATACGGTCTTTTTTTTTAGTCAGAAGGCCCAGATAAGAATTGTTGCACGCATCGTCTTTGTCCTTGCCGCCTCTCTGCATACGCTTAATATTATTTTTCGTTATATAGAGGCAGGGCATACCCCTATTACCAGTATTCACGAGACAATTTCCTTCTTTGCCTGGTCAATCGCTTGCTGCCACCTTTCTTTTCGTTGGCGATATACTGTAAAAAATTCCGGTACCTTTGCCTCGATTATTGTCCTGCTACTGATGCTGGCATCTTCGTTGGCATCTCGGGAGATCCTTCCTCTGCCGCCTGAGATGCGTTCGTGGCTATTGCCTGTGCATGCTTCGATTTCTATCATTGCTGATGCCTTTCTGGCCTTGGCTGCTATTGGCGGCATCATGTACCTGCTCCAGGAGCGGGAGTTGAAGCAGAAAAGATTTGGCTTTTTTTTCTCTCGTCTCCCTTCTCTGGATGCACTGGATAAGCTGAATCAGCACTGTATCAGTATCGGTTTTCCGTTGATGACCTTGGGCATGCTTGCCGGATATATCTGGGCGCGTCAGATATGGGGTGGTCGTCCTTGGCATTGGAATCCGAAGGTCGTCTGTGCCATGATAACCTGGCTGTTTTATGCAGGCCTTATGCATCAGCGTTTCACGCTGGGTTGGCGGGGGCGGCGGGCTGCCTGGATAACCGTGATAGCTTTTTGTGCGGTTCTGTTGACCTTTTGGTTTGTGTTAAGCGGGGGGGTGGCGACTCATGGGGCATGA